A part of Phoenix dactylifera cultivar Barhee BC4 chromosome 2, palm_55x_up_171113_PBpolish2nd_filt_p, whole genome shotgun sequence genomic DNA contains:
- the LOC103719448 gene encoding transketolase, chloroplastic-like yields MALFSLLFQPPQPFPRPKPYTKRLSTKPPTHLTRARFHPSNDYRISWQNELERSNGPLPREKLEDEDFFQTAIDRRAVDNVRMLIVDAVQHAKAGHPGMPLGMAEVGYLLYRHVMRYNPKNPKWFNRDRFVLSAGHGCLHQYVCLHLAGFDSVQLEDLKQLCKLGSRTPGHPENTLTAGVEVTTGPLGQGVANAVGLALAEAHLAARFNKPNAILVDHRTYCIMGDGCAMEGISNEAASLAAHWKLNKLTLIYDDNHNTIDGDTKICFSENISARFEALGWNTITVENIYEDMGSLRKAIRSAHNETRRPTFIKVKTLIGRLSVKEGTYKAHHGTFEEDDVKQMRGKVKWEDREPFHVIPMVYREMQRQAEYGANLEKKWKSALTHYQAMYPQEAEEFKILLHGGLPPGWEESLPNWSTSDPVDATRGYSEKCLNELAEALPGLIGGSADLASSNKVYLKGYADFQLPGTPQGRNIRYGVREHAMAGISNGIALHGSGLIPFAATFLTFSDYMKNSMRLSALSHAGVVYVLTHDSIGLGEDGPTHQPVEQLAGLRAIPRLLVFRPADGNETAGAYKVAISNRDAPSVVALSRQKVAANLEGTSISGVEKGGYVISDNSGINGLPEIILIGTGSELCLCEGSAETLRREGRRVRVVSLVCWRLFDGQPREYRELVLPPKVSKRVSVEAGSPIGWREYVGESGVIHGVRDFGASGAGLDTFRKFGFTEENVTRIARSLLEN; encoded by the exons AtggctctcttctcccttctcttccAACCCCCACAGCCCTTCCCTCGCCCAAAACCATATACCAAACGTCTCTCAACTAAGCCTCCTACACACCTAACCAGAGCCCGGTTCCACCCCTCCAACGACTACAGGATCTCATGGCAAAATGAGCTCGAAAGATCGAATGGTCCTCTGCCCAGAGAGAAGCTGGAAGATGAAGACTTCTTCCAAACCGCCATCGACCGAAGGGCTGTCGATAACGTTCGCATGCTGATCGTCGACGCCGTCCAGCACGCAAAGGCCGGGCACCCTGGGATGCCCCTTGGGATGGCCGAGGTGGGGTACCTCCTCTACCGCCATGTCATGCGCTACAACCCCAAGAATCCCAAGTGGTTCAATAGGGATAGGTTTGTGCTTAGCGCTGGACATGGATGCCTGCATCAATATGTGTGCTTGCATCTTGCCGGGTTTGACTCAGTTCAG CTAGAAGACTTGAAGCAGCTTTGTAAGTTGGGCAGTCGCACCCCCGGCCACCCAGAGAACACTCTGACTGCTGGAGTTGAAGTCACAACAG GACCTCTTGGTCAAGGTGTTGCAAATGCCGTCGGCCTTGCTCTAGCTGAAGCTCACCTAGCTGCACGTTTCAATAAACCGAATGCTATCCTCGTCGACCACCGGAC GTACTGCATCATGGGTGATGGGTGTGCAATGGAAGGAATATCAAATGAAGCTGCTTCTCTTGCTGCACATTGGAAACTTAATAAGCTCACATTGATCTACGACGACAACCATAACACGATAGATGGGGACACAAAAATTTGTTTTTCTGAAAATATTTCCGCCCGATTTGAAGCTCTCGGTTGGAATACAATCACGGTGGAAAATATATATGAAGATATGGGATCATTAAGAAAGGCGATACGATCTGCTCATAATGAGACAAGAAGGCCAACTTTTATTAAG GTAAAAACATTGATTGGCCGGTTGTCTGTAAAGGAAGGCACttataaagcacatcatggcACCTTTGAAGAAGATGATGTGAAGCAAATGAGAGGAAAAGTTAAATGGGAGGATCGTGAACCGTTTCATGTCATTCCTATGGTTTACAG GGAGATGCAAAGGCAAGCAGAATATGGCGCAAACTTAGAGAAGAAATGGAAGTCTGCTTTAACACACTACCAAGCAATGTACCCTCAAGAAGCAGAGGAATTCAAGATCCTTCTCCATGGTGGGTTACCTCCTGGATGGGAAGAGTCCTTGCCG AATTGGTCTACATCTGACCCTGTCGATGCCACTCGTGGGTACTCCGAGAAATGCCTGAACGAGCTTGCCGAGGCGCTTCCAGGATTGATAGGTGGAAGTGCCGACCTAGCAAGCTCCAACAAAGTTTATCTAAAAGGCTACGCTGATTTCCAGTTGCCCGGGACTCCACAGGGCCGTAACATTCGCTACGGAGTTCGTGAGCACGCAATGGCTGGGATCTCCAATGGCATTGCATTGCATGGAAGTGGACTAATCCCCTTTGCGGCAACCTTCCTTACATTCTCCGACTATATGAAGAATTCGATGAGGCTATCAGCTCTGAGCCATGCTGGAGTTGTGTACGTCCTGACCCACGACTCGATCGGGCTTGGCGAGGACGGCCCTACCCACCAACCAGTAGAGCAACTAGCTGGGCTTCGAGCTATTCCACGGCTCTTGGTCTTCCGGCCAGCCGATGGGAATGAGACTGCCGGGGCCTACAAGGTCGCAATTTCGAACAGGGATGCGCCCAGCGTCGTAGCATTGTCGAGGCAGAAGGTGGCCGCTAACTTGGAAGGCACGTCGATTTCAGGAGTAGAGAAAGGTGGCTACGTTATCAGTGACAACTCAGGAATCAATGGGTTGCCGGAGATTATATTGATCGGCACTGGTTCAGAATTGTGTCTTTGTGAGGGCAGTGCGGAGACGCTGAGGAGGGAGGGGAGGCGGGTGAGGGTGGTGTCGCTTGTGTGCTGGAGGCTTTTCGATGGCCAGCCCAGGGAGTACAGAGAGTTGGTGCTGCCTCCGAAGGTGTCGAAAAGAGTGAGCGTCGAGGCTGGATCACCGATCGGGTGGCGAGAGTACGTCGGAGAGAGTGGTGTGATTCATGGGGTGAGGGATTTTGGAGCCAGCGGGGCTGGCTTGGATACTTTCAGGAAGTTTGGGTTCACCGAGGAGAATGTCACTAGAATTGCAAGGTCTTTGCTAGAGAACTAA
- the LOC103719439 gene encoding uncharacterized protein LOC103719439 isoform X1: MAKLSYLLLVLLVFVSVLLVPATVAVASSNEALYHRKIRSAMNEGLKHHQVEDLTATIRHHLLENPNGGRNSGLNEAARDPTSRDEGIDNTVDQEGDPFDATRNGNKSEYRGAGTDSHHSIDLESWNKLHPAKPAN, encoded by the exons ATGGCCAAGCTATCCTATCTTCTTCTAGTCCTTCTTGTTTTTGTATCAG TTTTGCTTGTGCCTGCCACTGTTGCAGTTGCATCATCCAATGAAGCTTTATACCATCGGAAGATAAGGTCTGCTATGAATGAAGGTCTCAAGCATCATCAGGTAGAGGACTTGACTGCCACAATAAGGCATCATCTACTGGAGAATCCTAATGGTGGAAGAAACTCTGGTTTGAATGAAGCCGCCCGTGATCCAACCAGCAGAGATGAAGGCATCGACAACACTGTTGATCAAGAAGGAGACCCCTTTGATGCAACCAGAAATGGTAACAAAAGTGAATATCGTGGAGCGGGTACTGACAGTCACCATTCCATTGATCTTGAATCATGGAACAAACTGCATCCAGCTAAACCAGCTAACTAG
- the LOC103719439 gene encoding uncharacterized protein LOC103719439 isoform X2 — MAKLSYLLLVLLVFVSVASSNEALYHRKIRSAMNEGLKHHQVEDLTATIRHHLLENPNGGRNSGLNEAARDPTSRDEGIDNTVDQEGDPFDATRNGNKSEYRGAGTDSHHSIDLESWNKLHPAKPAN; from the exons ATGGCCAAGCTATCCTATCTTCTTCTAGTCCTTCTTGTTTTTGTATCAG TTGCATCATCCAATGAAGCTTTATACCATCGGAAGATAAGGTCTGCTATGAATGAAGGTCTCAAGCATCATCAGGTAGAGGACTTGACTGCCACAATAAGGCATCATCTACTGGAGAATCCTAATGGTGGAAGAAACTCTGGTTTGAATGAAGCCGCCCGTGATCCAACCAGCAGAGATGAAGGCATCGACAACACTGTTGATCAAGAAGGAGACCCCTTTGATGCAACCAGAAATGGTAACAAAAGTGAATATCGTGGAGCGGGTACTGACAGTCACCATTCCATTGATCTTGAATCATGGAACAAACTGCATCCAGCTAAACCAGCTAACTAG